In a single window of the Carnobacterium alterfunditum DSM 5972 genome:
- a CDS encoding RepB family plasmid replication initiator protein — protein MLDTYTPNITQKVISMEDLYNKKAVESNDLISSVAKMDKIPLKIFELAVSCLDIENPPKDNAVHISKATLFDFFKVNDNDKHFRFKKALTNLHQQSIFEVKEENEYGKLKYKIISPISSSEWNDFDDNVRIKFTEDIMPYLIDLKRNFTQYLITDIMELNSKYSVILYKWLSMFYNQYEVYKDNGQRREDQLEKLKNPYIDLKELRRITNTVDRYTRFPNFEARVLETATKEITNHTHFNLSYDKVKSGREIVGIRFYIKKVSPKVPLPYKDNSKKAQKSIAETEKEENEIYDNALKSKYVITLVKNDLIESVDILDRRFMVRLSNTIFPLYDTIQKYKGLDGVIEHISYVKSNMIDYDENKKNIIKYLKVSAEDYMKFIKTNNI, from the coding sequence ATGCTTGATACATACACCCCAAATATAACACAAAAGGTGATTTCTATGGAAGATTTATATAATAAGAAGGCAGTAGAAAGTAATGATTTAATTTCTAGTGTTGCAAAGATGGATAAAATCCCTTTAAAAATATTTGAATTAGCTGTCTCTTGTTTGGATATAGAAAATCCTCCAAAAGACAATGCGGTTCATATATCAAAAGCAACTTTATTTGATTTTTTTAAAGTGAATGATAACGATAAACATTTTCGTTTCAAAAAAGCTTTAACTAATTTACATCAGCAATCTATTTTTGAAGTAAAAGAAGAAAATGAATATGGTAAGTTAAAATATAAAATTATTTCTCCAATATCAAGTAGTGAATGGAACGATTTTGACGATAATGTGAGAATTAAGTTTACAGAAGATATTATGCCCTATTTAATTGATTTAAAGAGAAATTTCACACAATATTTAATTACCGATATTATGGAATTAAATAGTAAATACAGCGTAATATTATACAAATGGTTATCAATGTTTTATAACCAATATGAAGTGTATAAAGATAACGGACAACGCAGGGAAGATCAGTTAGAGAAACTAAAAAATCCATACATTGATTTAAAAGAACTTAGAAGAATAACTAATACTGTAGATCGCTATACTCGTTTTCCAAATTTTGAAGCTAGAGTATTAGAAACTGCAACAAAAGAAATAACTAATCATACTCACTTTAATCTTTCGTATGATAAAGTTAAATCAGGACGTGAAATTGTTGGTATTAGATTTTATATCAAAAAAGTTTCTCCAAAAGTTCCTTTACCTTACAAAGATAACAGTAAAAAAGCGCAAAAAAGTATAGCTGAAACGGAAAAAGAAGAAAATGAAATCTACGATAACGCCCTGAAAAGTAAGTATGTAATTACTTTAGTAAAAAATGATTTGATAGAATCAGTAGACATATTAGATAGACGCTTTATGGTTAGATTATCAAATACAATTTTTCCTTTATATGATACCATCCAAAAATATAAAGGATTAGATGGTGTAATTGAACATATTTCTTATGTAAAAAGCAATATGATAGACTATGATGAAAATAAAAAAAATATTATTAAGTATTTGAAAGTTTCAGCAGAAGATTATATGAAATTTATTAAAACCAACAATATATAA